A window of Variovorax paradoxus EPS genomic DNA:
GGTGGCGCCGGCCATTGCGACGAACAACCGCATCGTGTTGAAGCCCAGCGAGAAGACGCCGCTCACGGCGTTCCTGCTGGCCGACATCCTGTACGAAGCGGGCCTGCCGCCGCAGATGCTGTCGGTGCTCACCGGCGACCCGAAGGAGATCGCCGACGAGCTGCTCACGAATGCCGATGTCGATCTCGTCACCTTCACCGGCGGCGTGCCCATCGGCAAGTACATCGCGGGCAAGGCCGTCTACAAGCGCCAGATCCTGGAGCTGGGCGGCAACGACCCGATCATCGTGATGGAAGACGCCGACGTGGAAGAAGCCGCCACGCTCGCCGCCAACGGTTCGTACAAGAACTCGGGCCAGCGCTGCACGGCAGTCAAGCGCATGCTGGTGCATGAGTCGGTGGCCGACCAGTTCGTCGAACTGCTGGTCGCCAAGACCCGCGCGCTGAAGTACGGCGACCCGATGGACCCCGACACCGACATGGGCACCGTGATCGACGAAGCCGCGGCCAAGCAGTTCGAGGCGGTGGTCAACGAAGCCATTGCCGCCGGTGCCAAGCTGCGTTACGGCAACGAGCGCCGCGGCGCGCTCTATTCGCCGACGGTGCTCGACCACGTCGACCCCGAGATGACCGTGGCCAAGCACGAAACCTTCGGGCCCGTGTCGCCGGTGATCCGCTTCAAGAACATCGACGAGGCGATCCGCATTTCCAACGGCACGGCCTACGGCCTCTCGTCGGCGGTCTGCACCAATCGCCTCGACTACATCACGCGCTTCATCCGCGAACTGAACGTGGGCAGCGTCAACGTGCGCGAAGTGCCGGGCTACCGGCTGGAGCTCACGCCCTTCGGCGGCATCAAGGACTCGGGCCTGGGCTACAAGGAAGGCGTGCTCGAGGCGATGAAGAGCTTCACCAACACCAAGACCTATTCGCTGCCCTGGTAATCGCAAGCATCATGAGCCTGAGCCTTGACGACATCGTCGGCCTCTTCGAGACGAAGGGCCATGCGCAATACGACGGCGAGCCCGTCACGCAACTGGAGCACGCCCTGCAGTCGGCCCACCTGGCCGAGCAGGAGGGCGCGGGCAGCGCGCTGATCGCGGCCTCGCTGCTGCACGACCTGGGCCACCTGCTGCACGATTTCGGCGGCACGCCGACGCAGCAGGGGCTCGACGACCTGCACCAGTACCGCTGCCTGCCGTTCCTGCGCGCGCTGTTCGGTCCGGCCACGC
This region includes:
- the phnY gene encoding phosphonoacetaldehyde dehydrogenase, with protein sequence MSQAILKPGTIHREALRIAGERVHRDRTIEVTYPYTGEVIATVPKATLDDVRNALRIARDYKPTLTRYERYKILMRAGEIIASRLDEMSRVITMESGLCRKDSLYEVGRASDVLLFAANQALVDDGQVFSCDLTHHGKSRKVYTMREPLLGAITAITPFNHPLNQVIHKVAPAIATNNRIVLKPSEKTPLTAFLLADILYEAGLPPQMLSVLTGDPKEIADELLTNADVDLVTFTGGVPIGKYIAGKAVYKRQILELGGNDPIIVMEDADVEEAATLAANGSYKNSGQRCTAVKRMLVHESVADQFVELLVAKTRALKYGDPMDPDTDMGTVIDEAAAKQFEAVVNEAIAAGAKLRYGNERRGALYSPTVLDHVDPEMTVAKHETFGPVSPVIRFKNIDEAIRISNGTAYGLSSAVCTNRLDYITRFIRELNVGSVNVREVPGYRLELTPFGGIKDSGLGYKEGVLEAMKSFTNTKTYSLPW